GAGGCGGAGACCCCCCAGTAGGACTGGGCAGCGGCCTCCACGCCGTAGTTCCGGCCGCCGAGCAGGACGATGTTGAGGTACCCCTCGAGGATCTCCTCCTTGGTCATCTCCTGCTCCACGCCGACGGCGAGCTTCATCTCCCGGAGCTTGTCGCCGTAGGTCTTCTCGTTGATGCCGGAGATCGTGTATTGGCCCTCTCCGGTGATCGTGACCGCGTTGTTCAGCACGTTGTTCACGTACTGCTGGGTGATGGTCGAGGCGCCCTGCTGGGTGGGGCGGGTGAGGTTGTGCACCAAGGCGCGGCCCACGCCGCGGGCGTCCACGCCGCCGTGCTCGTAGAAGCGCTCGTCCTCAATGGCGAGGATGGCGTCCTGCATGGAGTCGGAGATCTCGTCCAGGTCCACCGGCTGGCGGTTCTCCTCGTAGAACTCCGCGATCTCGTTGCCCTCGGCGTCCAGCATCACCGACGGGGTGGACAGCGGGGCCTCCTCCAGCTCAGTGGGGATCTCCTCCAGAAGGTCGGAGCCCGCGGCCGCGGCGGCGCCGCCAGTGGCTGCCAGGGGGAAGATCAGGCCCGCGGCGAGAATGCCGCAGAGCGCGCTCACACCGAGGAAGGACATGATTTTGCCCACGGTGGTGGCGGTGTCGAAGAGGGGAGATTTGCGCGGTGCCATCCGCACTATGATATCGGGCAGGTCAACCCAGGCTCAGCAGGACCTCAACACGAGGTGGAAGCAGCGCGCCCTCGCGCGTGAGCTACCGTGACACCCATGACCTCACCCGCGAAAGCCGGCTTCCTCCCGGTGATCCTCGGCCCCCTCATCCACGGCTACACCGCCGCGCGCAGCTTCCACGAGATCTACGGCGTGAAGTCGGTGATGCTCGCCCGGAACAAGACCGGGTACACCTGGGCCTCCTCGATCCTCGACCTGCGGCTGCACGAGGACCTCAACGACGACGACGCGTTCCTGCGGATCCTCACCGAGGCCGCCGCGGAGCTGCAGGCTGAGCACGGGGTGCCCCTGGTGCTGGTTCCCAGCAACGACATCTACGTGGAGATGGTCGCCCGCCACGCTGAGAGGCTCTCCGGGCACTACCTGTTCAACAGCCCCCGCGAGGAGCTGCGCGCCCAGCTCATGGACAAGGAGGCGTTCTACACGCTCGCTCAGCAGCACGGACTCGACATCCCCGCGACTCAGATCCACCGGGTCGGCGAGCCCTTCGAGCTGCAGATCGACCGGTTCCCCGTGGTCATCAAGCCCACCCACTCCAACCAGTGGTGGCAGCACCACACGCAGATCCGCGGGCACCAGAAGGTCTACCGGCTCGGCTCCCTCGACGAGGTCCTCGACGTCGTCTCCGCGGTCGAGGACTCCCCCTACCGAGAATCCCTGATCATCCAGGAGTACGTCCCCGGCGACGACACCAAGAACTGGGACGCGGTGCTCTACCTCAACAGCGAGGCGAAGTGCGAGCTCGTCACCCTCGGCCAGGTGGCCCTGCAGGAGCACGCCGCCAACGCCGTGGGCACCTACAGCGCCATCATCTCCAAATATGACGAGGCCATCATGCTGAAGTTCAGAGACTTCCTCGAAGCCGTCGGCTACACCGGCATCGCCAACGCGGACATGAAATGGGATGAGCGCGACGGCGTCTACAAGGTGATGGAGATCAACTGCCGTCCCGGACGCTCCAGCTACT
The sequence above is drawn from the Nesterenkonia populi genome and encodes:
- a CDS encoding carboxylate--amine ligase — translated: MTSPAKAGFLPVILGPLIHGYTAARSFHEIYGVKSVMLARNKTGYTWASSILDLRLHEDLNDDDAFLRILTEAAAELQAEHGVPLVLVPSNDIYVEMVARHAERLSGHYLFNSPREELRAQLMDKEAFYTLAQQHGLDIPATQIHRVGEPFELQIDRFPVVIKPTHSNQWWQHHTQIRGHQKVYRLGSLDEVLDVVSAVEDSPYRESLIIQEYVPGDDTKNWDAVLYLNSEAKCELVTLGQVALQEHAANAVGTYSAIISKYDEAIMLKFRDFLEAVGYTGIANADMKWDERDGVYKVMEINCRPGRSSYYTSQLGHPMMQYLVDDVVHGRRRELTLAQGDVLFRVTPRYVLKEYVKDPQVLAEVKRLFRERRDSNPLTYAKDLSPRRNAYLLGRHLRQGRKYAAGTWQQD